The Toxorhynchites rutilus septentrionalis strain SRP chromosome 1, ASM2978413v1, whole genome shotgun sequence genome contains the following window.
GAACGTTTCAGCTTCCGAAGGATAACGTAAGTGGGAAGCATGATTGACCCAAATGAAATCctgatgaatttcaattttcagataACACCAATAGTGATGGTCGGACCTGGTACCGGTTTGGCTCCATTTCGAGCAATTCTGCAGGAACGGGAATGTCTGGTCGAACCACGGAAAAGTGGATCACTAGTTCTGTTTTTCGGCTGTCGATTTTCAAATGTAGACTTTCATTGCGAAGAAGATTTACGTCGCATGGAAGAATCGGGCCTTCTAACACTGTTCTGTGCCTTCTCGCGAAACCAAGAGGACAAAGTTTACGTGCAGCATGTCATACGGAAGCAGGGCGCTCTACTGAAAAAGCTTTTAATGGAACAAAACGGCATATTTCTGGTCTCTGGCAGCTCGAAGAATATGCCGGAGGCGGTGAGAGAAGCTCTCGGCGAAGCGATAGGCAGTGCGTCATATGTGGAAGAAATTCTTAAATGCGATCGATATCAGGAGGAAACTTGGGCATAGTAAAAATTaaacgtttatttttttttataaatacagTTCTATTCGCTAAACCCCCACACCTTAAGGCTACCTGCGTCGCGTCGTCGATCGTTTGCATCCTTATCGTCGCAAGCGTACGCCAAAATGTACTGCTTCGGATGCCATGCGACTGTAAACGTAGCCGCGTCAACCGAAATGTCCCCGACCTTCTCGCCCGTCTCGGTGTCTCCAATGTCGATTATCAAGTCCTCACTAGCGGAAGCCAGCAATTTTCCATCGTGACTGAATGAGATTGTTCTTACGGGCCAATCCAAACGGGAAAATACCCGCAAACAAGCAAGTTCCTCAGCATCCCAGAGCGATACCAGTGCGTCCGCCGATCCAGTGGCGAAATATTTACCAGTTGGATCAAACTCAATGCAAATGCATGTGCTCGGATGAGCCTTCAAAACTTGCTGCAGGTTGAGATCCGGATAGTTCAGAATGTGGACGCATCCCTGTCCATTCGTCAGGAAGAACAAATCGCTACCGTTACTCCAGGCGATCTCATTTACCTCGAACGTGAACTGTTCCTCAGCCAGGATTTTATACATCCGGGCGTCGATAAATGTTACCAAATCTTCCTTGTTACCGACTGCAATGGTGTTCCCATCCGGAGACCACGTGATGTTAATATTCTCTCCCTTGGTGTTGATAATTGTGGCGCATTTGCCAACTCGTGCATCCCAGATGCGCACGGTTTTGTCCCCGCTTGCCGTGCTCAGTAAATCTGGGAGCGACGCGTGCCAACACAATTGATCCACCGATCCGGTGTGACCACGGTAAGTGCTTTCTTTGTTCttcaagattaaaaaaaatttgccgTGAAAACATGCATATTAAATATCGTTTCAAAATCAAACTTTACCAATCGCTCCCGATCCAGTGTGAAAATCACAACCGATTTATCGAACGAACCGGACGCCAACCGGCGTCCATCGCAGTTCCAGCCAACAGAGTGAACCTTTGCGGTGTGTGCTTTCGTAGCTTCCCGGGTTTTATTGTGCGTTTTAAAATACTCCTGCAACTCTTCCACTTGGGACTTAGTCGATACCATTGCCGATGTTTTTGCTGCAGAATTTCGATTGAAGCCGGGTCCGATTCAGTCACGAtgtttgttttgtgtgttttgtTTATGAATTTTGATGCTTGACAGTAGAACAGCGGGCGATGGTGTAGCATCAGAATGAACTTCCAAGTTCATCACTGATGTTCATGCAACATTTATGTGACGCAAAACGATTTCTGTACACTCAGAGAAAATAATAATCATAACTATAAAGCTTCCATGAAAAGAGGTTTTTCTTTTAGAAAAACTATAAGTGGATTAAATcgttgatataaccgcaaggtggacgtaggactaacgttgacttagcaataaaaaagtaacaagcatataaatcttagacatttcatctttcgaataaagtgattatcataccacttcgtttagccggagaagaagtattaacgctcaaatgaGGAGTCGATCCATCCATAGagatacccagcgcaaatagtacccgCTCCCCAAGCCcagacaattggaatcatcgttgatccgggcaggattattaacacttgagaacgaatggattcctcctcgaaaTTACACAACAAAAATAGGaaccccttcccaacaattccaactacCCAACAACGACGATCGATtccagcattcgtaaacaaataattctATAACGCaactttcatcaaagtgattacTTCGATATGGTGAAGTATCCACTACATCTTGTCAtatatttcgtattcttcattatcaaatccatagtcaacggcacccatcggtatcgaattatcatcgcaCCACGATTCGCTGAATGCTCCTTCCAGTTCGGTctgcaaaaacttttctgaactctaatccatcaaatttggtgtccctgaaaagggccgttgattatatgctcaTGTAATAGcaagctctcctcggatacgacggGTCAGCTGGATGGCCCTTTGCGCTTTTCCGaactgctttcgtggtgccttaccaccggtagatttacgagctgtctgcttggtctcAATGAAACGAGTTCTCACGGTACGAGAGTAGaggtagaaatgaacgaaagctgACAGATGATGAATtagagaggttttaaacttttcagttcattcgcccctAATAGGAACGAAAGCAAAGTAAGCATCATGTTTTATACTCATCCGTTCGGTTCAACTGCAGaagagaaatggaattgggaaagaagagcataatgcataggcgtctGAGTGCGACCGTCCTCATCTCACATCGCGGCACTAACTGAATGAATTTCCAGAGCGCATGCGAACTTATATACGGTTTCAATAACCTATTTTCTAAGCAATttcaaggctattgaaacaagttttcgggtcaataattaacagtcatataactcgtggacattttgtcttttgaatgaatgtttatcataccactccgttccgTCGTaaaagagatattaacgttcaaaaccttgcagtccagcgtcactgtCTCATTTTCGaatctttgaacttacaccccggtacagaaatgaaaggcgtagtcctacgtcaaaaaactgatgAGAACAGATTCGTTGAAGTATGACATCGACGGGTATTTGTTGTACCCATTttcccaattcatttatttgtaagactcaatcgcataagccgctagttcaaaatttgttttcagaaaatttcgtcCTAATTATATACAGTCAGtcgcaaaattaagtatacaccccgtgttggtttgttatttttgagtttttcggggttaaaaagtaaataactaaaagcgactcatattcatcgtaaaattgatccttttcactctcatgtagtgataagaaaaaaatttaaatggtcacatttctatttcatgtttaaaaaataaacaaaaaaacttcaattcaGACGTtgtaaaattgagtgtacagatcaagtttttcttgaaaagaaaattgaaatcaattcAGAAATGTtgacagataacaaaaatcaatcccctgTGTTTGGTATGACCCCCCTTTGACGTCCAGC
Protein-coding sequences here:
- the LOC129762661 gene encoding THO complex subunit 3, which codes for MVSTKSQVEELQEYFKTHNKTREATKAHTAKVHSVGWNCDGRRLASGSFDKSVVIFTLDRERLNKESTYRGHTGSVDQLCWHASLPDLLSTASGDKTVRIWDARVGKCATIINTKGENINITWSPDGNTIAVGNKEDLVTFIDARMYKILAEEQFTFEVNEIAWSNGSDLFFLTNGQGCVHILNYPDLNLQQVLKAHPSTCICIEFDPTGKYFATGSADALVSLWDAEELACLRVFSRLDWPVRTISFSHDGKLLASASEDLIIDIGDTETGEKVGDISVDAATFTVAWHPKQYILAYACDDKDANDRRRDAGSLKVWGFSE